In the Nicotiana tabacum cultivar K326 chromosome 16, ASM71507v2, whole genome shotgun sequence genome, one interval contains:
- the LOC107829783 gene encoding uncharacterized protein LOC107829783 — MGSIEETPNLNSGLNYGNQTNQMTGINYNPLMFLSPADVNGIQIISFQLTIYFSKLKDLCEEFEALFPAPRYDCPKLRDFVNYLQKLRLYQFLMRLNNSYSQARSQILMKTPLPTVNQAYALIVSDESQKSIAANSGILGANHVGNFEVTMYTKNGGGGQNQRFKKNFNVQCEYCKLKGHTKESCYKLVGYPQDFRQKKKGYNV, encoded by the exons ATGGGATCAATtgaagaaactccaaatctcaatTCTGGACTTAATTATGGAAATCAGACGAATCAAATGACAGGGATCAATTACAATCCTCTGATGTTCCTCTCACCTGCTGATGTTAACGGAATTCAAATAATCTCATTTCAGCTAACAA TATATTTTTCAAAGCTTAAAGATCTTTGTGAAGAATTTGAAGCTTTATTCCCTGCACCTAGATATGATTGTCCCAAATTAAGAGATTTTGTTAACTATCTACAGAAGTTGAGGCTGTACCAATTTTTAATGAGGTTAAATAATTCTTATTCACAAGCAAGAAGTCAAATCCTAATGAAGACACCTCTACCTACTGTGAATCAGGCCTATGCTTTGATAGTGAGTGATGAAAGTCAAAAGTCTATAGCAGCCAATTCAGGAATTCTTGGAGCTAATCATGTAGGGAACTTTGAAGTTACTATGTATACCAAAAATGGTGGAGGTGGACAAAATCAAAGATTCAAGAAAAACTTTAATGTTCAATGTGAATACTGCAAATTGAAAGGCCATACAAAAGAAAGCTGTTATAAACTTGTGGGGTATCCTCAAGATTTCAGACAGAAGAAAAAAGGGTATAATGTCTAA